One genomic region from Bradyrhizobium icense encodes:
- a CDS encoding alpha/beta fold hydrolase, which produces MRRGILVLLSLSVLAAVAYFTASKWAIRHETIAFHDPDRDNRLVAVSIAVRRDKETQANTGLSTLPVAILNHGNTVKNTEYSFLSNVFAWRGYLAISPQHDLPTDPPMVTKIGEPYVGRLPQIQRGVANIQFAIHEMKKLQPNADYDKVTMVGHSMGGDISMYFAKQYPDEIKKVVTLDNLRVPFLTDGKFKILSFRSKDTQFKPDPGVVPDDEQCEQAGITVVNTGFQHNDMRDTGPDAAKSSIQSMLDRFLEESDKSGALKPVPTKVPDVLSSSPGPVPLSTPLASNPTPKNKPVTN; this is translated from the coding sequence ATGAGACGTGGAATTCTCGTTCTGCTTTCACTCTCCGTGCTGGCCGCAGTCGCGTATTTCACCGCGAGCAAGTGGGCGATCCGGCACGAGACAATCGCGTTTCATGATCCCGACCGTGACAATCGTCTGGTAGCGGTCAGCATTGCCGTTCGCCGCGACAAGGAAACGCAGGCCAATACCGGCTTGAGCACGCTGCCGGTTGCGATCCTCAATCACGGCAACACCGTCAAGAACACTGAGTACTCGTTCCTGTCGAACGTGTTCGCTTGGCGTGGTTATCTCGCGATCAGCCCGCAGCACGATCTGCCGACCGATCCGCCGATGGTGACCAAGATCGGTGAACCCTATGTCGGTCGACTGCCGCAGATTCAGCGCGGCGTCGCCAACATCCAGTTCGCCATCCACGAAATGAAGAAGCTCCAGCCCAACGCTGACTATGACAAGGTGACCATGGTTGGCCATTCGATGGGCGGTGACATCTCGATGTATTTCGCCAAGCAGTATCCCGACGAGATCAAGAAGGTCGTGACGCTGGATAATCTGCGGGTGCCGTTCCTGACCGACGGTAAGTTCAAGATCCTGTCGTTCCGCTCCAAGGACACGCAGTTCAAGCCGGACCCCGGCGTCGTGCCCGACGACGAGCAGTGCGAGCAGGCCGGCATCACCGTCGTAAACACCGGCTTCCAGCATAACGACATGCGCGACACCGGGCCTGATGCAGCCAAATCCTCGATCCAGTCGATGCTCGACAGGTTCCTCGAGGAATCCGACAAGAGCGGCGCGCTCAAGCCCGTGCCGACCAAGGTGCCCGACGTTCTCTCCAGCAGCCCCGGACCGGTGCCGCTTTCGACCCCGTTGGCCAGCAATCCGACGCCGAAGAACAAGCCGGTCACGAACTAG
- a CDS encoding DnaJ domain-containing protein: MATLIAGVVAVVVLYLLLQMFRAANPVALARAIKIVGGVVALAVAAFTGLRGELAVAIPLGIFGAGLLGWSPFGPGGFSNIGGIFGGGAQRSSGQASRVRSQFLDMSLDHDSGELSGRIVDGPNAGRSLGEFDLPQLIAMIPAFDAESVALLESYLDRRFPAWRQNAQGDAAGGQRRTAASGKMTDEEAYQILGLQPGAGRDDISRAHRALMKKLHPDQGGSTYLAARVNEAKDTLLRTHL; this comes from the coding sequence ATGGCAACCCTGATTGCCGGCGTCGTCGCCGTTGTCGTCCTGTACTTGCTGCTGCAGATGTTTCGTGCAGCCAACCCGGTCGCGCTCGCGCGCGCGATCAAGATCGTGGGCGGCGTGGTGGCGCTGGCGGTCGCAGCTTTCACCGGGCTGCGCGGCGAGCTTGCGGTGGCAATTCCGCTCGGCATCTTCGGCGCCGGCCTGCTCGGCTGGTCGCCGTTCGGGCCGGGCGGCTTCAGCAATATCGGCGGGATCTTCGGCGGCGGCGCGCAGCGTTCGTCGGGGCAGGCCTCGCGCGTCCGCTCGCAATTTCTCGATATGAGTCTCGATCACGACAGCGGAGAATTGTCGGGGCGGATCGTGGACGGGCCGAATGCCGGGCGTTCGCTCGGCGAGTTCGACCTGCCGCAATTGATCGCGATGATACCGGCCTTCGACGCCGAGAGCGTCGCCTTACTTGAAAGCTATCTTGACCGCCGGTTTCCCGCTTGGCGTCAGAACGCGCAAGGCGACGCGGCAGGGGGGCAGCGCCGCACGGCGGCGAGCGGAAAAATGACGGACGAGGAAGCCTATCAGATCCTTGGCTTGCAGCCGGGGGCGGGGCGTGACGACATCAGCCGGGCGCACCGCGCCCTGATGAAGAAACTGCATCCCGACCAGGGGGGCTCGACGTACCTCGCTGCCCGCGTAAACGAGGCCAAGGATACTCTTCTTCGCACGCATCTCTAG
- a CDS encoding D-alanyl-D-alanine carboxypeptidase, with translation MLRTTLASSRALRVCALGLITFTTAILISSESAEARRNKHRRHHHVARESYSPQFSSIIVDGNSGAVLSSNNPDGIRRPASLTKIMTLYLLFERLESGKMKLDTEMDVSEHASEQAPTKLGLRPGQTLKVEDAIKGLVTRSANDAAVVVAEAIAGNEAEFARLMTRKARALGMSKTTYRNASGLPNDEQLTTARDQATLGRAIQDRFPRYYRYFATSVFNYRGQSIRNHNRLLGNVEGVDGIKTGYTRASGFNLVSSMRRGNRHLIGVVLGGRSGGSRDATMRNLLAENLEKGATRRTVAAITERNPTDGTVDVAAAETVSRPAETAQSGGALAAAEPGLAAMPATRSIAPAKPSLMAAAAAALPPPPAKVEQNKFEQQARPEPAPLTNGVIQTQPISAIPGSAEPMKPVKVKTVQVKAGPMKLASASPSQPAAPPITNAIPARPEVAETSSAVVAKAAETKAEAARVAMPPQPANHGTGQGVLGVLPASSLTQAPSQAPHSQALAYADPAPHGQPPAAQQNSAVKPAAPAVVRTGWIVQVGALESESEAKQRIDLARTKASALLNKADPFTETVVAKDNRTLYRARFAGLDRDQAEAVCKTLKRADISCMTVRN, from the coding sequence ATGCTTCGTACAACCTTGGCTTCCTCGCGCGCGTTGCGAGTGTGCGCCCTCGGACTCATTACCTTCACGACAGCAATACTGATCTCGAGCGAGAGCGCCGAAGCGCGCCGTAACAAGCACCGTCGTCACCATCACGTCGCACGCGAAAGCTACAGCCCGCAATTCTCCTCGATCATCGTCGATGGCAATTCCGGTGCGGTGCTCAGTTCCAATAATCCCGACGGTATCCGGCGCCCGGCGTCGCTGACCAAGATCATGACGCTTTATCTCCTGTTCGAGCGCCTGGAATCCGGCAAGATGAAGCTCGACACCGAAATGGACGTGTCCGAGCACGCCTCCGAGCAGGCGCCGACGAAGCTCGGCCTGCGCCCGGGCCAGACCCTGAAGGTCGAGGACGCCATCAAGGGCCTGGTGACGCGTTCCGCCAATGACGCCGCCGTCGTGGTCGCCGAGGCCATTGCCGGCAATGAAGCCGAATTCGCCAGGCTGATGACGCGCAAGGCGCGCGCGCTCGGCATGAGCAAAACCACCTATCGCAACGCCTCCGGCCTGCCCAACGACGAGCAACTGACCACCGCGCGCGATCAGGCGACCCTCGGCCGCGCCATCCAGGATCGCTTTCCGCGCTACTACCGCTACTTCGCGACCTCGGTGTTCAATTATCGCGGCCAGTCGATCCGCAATCACAATCGCCTGCTCGGCAATGTCGAAGGCGTCGATGGCATCAAGACCGGTTACACCCGTGCCTCCGGCTTCAACCTCGTAAGCTCGATGCGCCGCGGCAACCGCCACCTGATCGGCGTGGTGCTGGGCGGCCGCAGCGGCGGTTCGCGCGACGCCACCATGCGCAACCTGCTGGCCGAAAACCTCGAGAAGGGCGCGACCAGGCGTACCGTCGCCGCGATCACCGAGCGCAATCCGACCGACGGCACCGTCGATGTCGCCGCAGCCGAGACCGTTTCGCGTCCGGCCGAGACCGCTCAGTCCGGCGGCGCCCTCGCCGCCGCCGAACCGGGACTCGCCGCCATGCCGGCAACCCGCTCGATCGCGCCGGCCAAGCCGTCGCTGATGGCGGCGGCCGCTGCGGCTCTGCCCCCGCCGCCCGCCAAGGTCGAGCAGAACAAGTTCGAGCAGCAAGCCAGGCCCGAACCTGCACCATTGACCAACGGCGTCATCCAGACCCAGCCGATCTCGGCGATCCCCGGCTCGGCCGAGCCGATGAAGCCAGTCAAGGTCAAGACGGTTCAGGTCAAGGCCGGGCCGATGAAGCTCGCTTCAGCCAGCCCCTCGCAGCCCGCGGCGCCGCCGATCACCAACGCTATTCCGGCCCGCCCTGAGGTCGCCGAGACCTCCAGCGCCGTCGTCGCAAAGGCTGCGGAGACCAAGGCCGAAGCCGCCAGGGTCGCGATGCCGCCGCAGCCGGCCAATCACGGTACCGGACAAGGCGTGCTCGGCGTATTGCCCGCTTCCAGCCTGACACAGGCCCCTTCGCAAGCCCCGCACTCGCAGGCGCTGGCCTACGCCGATCCGGCGCCCCACGGCCAGCCGCCGGCCGCGCAGCAGAACAGCGCCGTCAAGCCGGCCGCACCGGCGGTGGTTCGCACCGGCTGGATCGTCCAGGTCGGCGCGCTCGAAAGCGAAAGCGAAGCCAAGCAGCGGATCGATCTCGCCCGCACCAAGGCCAGCGCCCTGCTCAACAAGGCCGATCCCTTCACCGAGACGGTCGTCGCCAAGGACAACCGCACGCTCTACCGGGCCCGCTTCGCCGGTCTCGATCGCGATCAGGCCGAAGCGGTATGCAAGACCCTCAAGCGCGCCGACATTTCCTGCATGACCGTTCGCAACTGA
- a CDS encoding phasin family protein, whose amino-acid sequence MVKIEDIQNYGKEHLESVAASATNLQSGVQAIATAYGDYAKKSFEDTKSFVEKLSGVKSLDKALEAQTEFARSSYETFVAESQKIAGLYTDLAKQTFKPYEGLVAKFTPAAH is encoded by the coding sequence ATGGTCAAAATTGAAGACATTCAGAACTACGGCAAAGAGCATCTCGAATCGGTTGCAGCTTCCGCAACCAACCTGCAGAGCGGCGTTCAGGCGATCGCCACCGCCTACGGCGACTACGCAAAGAAGTCATTCGAAGACACCAAGTCGTTTGTCGAAAAGCTCTCCGGCGTGAAGTCGCTGGACAAGGCGCTCGAAGCCCAGACCGAATTTGCGCGTTCTTCCTACGAGACCTTTGTCGCGGAGTCGCAGAAGATCGCGGGCCTTTACACCGATCTCGCCAAGCAGACCTTCAAGCCGTACGAAGGCCTGGTCGCGAAGTTCACCCCGGCCGCGCACTAA
- a CDS encoding vWA domain-containing protein, giving the protein MPLSYDWATLKSEIDKLQPTGNTNQGIGLAWGWLTLGHGVPFNAPAKDTANYTYKEAIVLLSDGLNTQNRWYSNASQIDARQKILCENAKAADITIYTVQVNTGGDAESTVLKNCASGTDKFYHIKSADQTVSVFNSIGQSLAKLRVAK; this is encoded by the coding sequence GTGCCGCTGAGCTACGACTGGGCCACGCTCAAGTCGGAGATCGATAAATTGCAACCGACCGGCAATACCAACCAGGGCATCGGACTGGCTTGGGGCTGGTTGACGCTTGGCCACGGCGTGCCGTTCAATGCCCCAGCCAAGGATACCGCGAACTATACCTACAAGGAGGCCATCGTCCTGCTGTCGGACGGTCTGAACACGCAGAACCGCTGGTATTCGAACGCGTCGCAGATCGATGCTCGCCAGAAGATCCTGTGCGAAAACGCCAAGGCGGCCGACATCACGATCTACACCGTCCAGGTCAATACCGGCGGGGATGCCGAGTCTACCGTGCTCAAGAACTGCGCCAGCGGTACGGACAAGTTCTATCACATCAAGTCGGCCGACCAGACCGTGTCGGTGTTCAACTCGATCGGCCAGTCGCTGGCCAAGCTGCGCGTCGCGAAATAA
- a CDS encoding TadE/TadG family type IV pilus assembly protein yields the protein MLDTVVFRRFRTAASRFVGANEGNIAILFGIAVLPIISFVGAAVDYTRANSARSSMQAALDSTALMLAKDLTEGTITTSQISAKADAYFKALFTNPEAKSITITASYTQTSGNGSTILINGSGAVDTTLMRVAGFPTLGFNTSSTSAWGNVRMRVAMVLDVTGSMSSSGKMGAMQTAAKSLVDQLSKLAKNPGDIYISMVPFAKDVNLGTSYKDETWIDWGFWSDQNPTWGTCSQASKTSKSSCESAGKVWTPDKTKWTGCVTDRTQDYDTKNTTPTSTNTPTMVVAEEYVTKNGTGPSTSNIARRATRPMSERSCR from the coding sequence ATGCTCGATACAGTCGTATTCCGTCGCTTTCGCACGGCTGCCAGCCGGTTCGTCGGCGCCAATGAGGGCAACATCGCGATCCTGTTCGGGATCGCGGTACTCCCGATCATCTCTTTCGTCGGCGCAGCAGTTGATTACACCCGCGCCAACAGCGCCCGCTCCTCGATGCAGGCCGCCCTCGATTCCACTGCGCTGATGCTGGCGAAGGACCTGACCGAGGGTACCATCACAACCTCGCAAATCTCGGCGAAGGCAGATGCGTATTTCAAGGCCCTCTTTACCAACCCGGAAGCCAAATCGATCACGATCACGGCAAGCTATACCCAAACCTCCGGCAACGGCTCGACCATCCTGATCAACGGCTCCGGCGCCGTGGATACCACTCTCATGCGGGTCGCCGGTTTCCCGACGCTCGGCTTCAATACCAGTTCCACCTCGGCCTGGGGCAACGTGCGCATGCGCGTCGCGATGGTGCTCGACGTGACGGGATCGATGTCATCGAGCGGCAAGATGGGGGCCATGCAGACGGCCGCCAAGAGTCTGGTCGATCAGTTGAGCAAGCTGGCAAAGAACCCGGGCGACATCTACATCTCCATGGTTCCCTTCGCCAAGGACGTCAACCTCGGCACCAGCTACAAAGACGAGACCTGGATCGACTGGGGTTTCTGGAGCGACCAGAACCCGACCTGGGGGACGTGCAGCCAGGCTAGCAAGACGAGCAAGAGCTCCTGCGAGAGCGCCGGTAAAGTCTGGACGCCGGATAAGACCAAGTGGACCGGCTGCGTCACCGACCGCACGCAAGACTACGACACCAAGAACACGACACCGACCTCAACCAACACGCCCACGATGGTTGTGGCGGAAGAATATGTTACAAAAAATGGGACGGGACCATCAACGAGCAATATTGCAAGACGGGCAACACGCCCTATGTCGGAAAGATCGTGCCGCTGA
- the clpS gene encoding ATP-dependent Clp protease adapter ClpS, with protein MSNDENRNAGTGGPSTSVITKVKPKTKRPNLYRVLILNDDYTPMEFVVHVLEKFFQKDAEAATKIMLHVHHHGIGECGVFTYEIAETKVTQVMDFARKHQHPLQCVMEKK; from the coding sequence ATGAGCAATGACGAGAACCGCAACGCCGGAACCGGCGGACCATCAACGTCGGTCATCACCAAGGTCAAGCCGAAGACCAAGCGTCCGAACCTCTATCGCGTCCTTATCCTGAACGACGACTACACGCCGATGGAGTTCGTCGTTCATGTGCTGGAGAAGTTCTTCCAGAAGGATGCCGAAGCGGCCACCAAGATCATGCTCCATGTCCATCACCACGGGATCGGTGAGTGCGGCGTGTTCACCTACGAGATTGCCGAGACCAAGGTCACGCAGGTGATGGACTTTGCGCGCAAGCACCAGCACCCACTGCAATGTGTGATGGAAAAAAAATAG
- the clpA gene encoding ATP-dependent Clp protease ATP-binding subunit ClpA, with product MPTFSQSLEQSLHRALAIANERHHQYATLEHLLLSLIDDSDAAAVMRACSVDLDKLRTSLVNYLETEFENLVTDGADDAKPTAGFQRVIQRAVIHVQSSGREEVTGANVLIAIFAERESHAAYFLQEQDMTRYDAVNYISHGIAKRPGVSEARPVRGVDEETETKGNEDAKKKGEALETYCVNLNKKARDGKIDPVIGRNAEINRAIQVLCRRQKNNPLFVGEAGVGKTAIAEGLAKRIVDSEVPEVLAAATVFSLDMGTLLAGTRYRGDFEERLKQVLKELEAHPNAILFIDEIHTVIGAGATSGGAMDASNLLKPALASGTIRCMGSTTYKEYRQHFEKDRALVRRFQKIDVNEPTVEDAIAILKGLKPYFEDYHRLKYTNEAIEAAVQLSSRYIHDRKLPDKAIDVIDESGAAQMLVAENRRKKTIGIKEIETTIATMARIPPKSVSKNDAEVLKHLEQTLKRVVFGQDKAIESLSASIKLARAGLREPEKPIGSYLFSGPTGVGKTEVAKQLAASLGVELLRFDMSEYMERHTVSRLIGAPPGYVGFDQGGLLTDGVDQHPHCVVLLDEIEKAHPDLYNVLLQIMDHGRLTDHNGKQVNFRNVILIMTTNAGAADLARQAFGFTRNKREGDDHEAINRQFAPEFRNRLDAIVSFAHLNADVIGMVVEKFVLQLEAQLADRDVTIELSEPAKAWLIEHGYDEQMGARPMARVIQEHIKKPLADEVLFGQLKGGGHVRVVLVKDAEGKDKIGFEFVEGPVTPKPEKLPGARKRRPKSGGPNGGGGSKGPASKGPLVKV from the coding sequence ATGCCAACTTTTTCCCAAAGCCTTGAACAATCCCTGCATCGTGCATTGGCGATTGCAAACGAGCGCCATCACCAATATGCGACGCTCGAACATCTTCTGCTGTCGCTGATCGATGACTCGGATGCGGCTGCGGTGATGCGCGCCTGCAGCGTCGATCTCGACAAGCTGCGCACCAGCCTCGTCAATTATCTCGAGACCGAATTCGAGAATCTCGTGACTGATGGCGCCGACGACGCCAAGCCTACCGCCGGCTTCCAGCGCGTGATCCAGCGCGCGGTGATACATGTCCAGTCTTCAGGCCGCGAGGAAGTCACCGGCGCCAACGTGCTGATCGCGATTTTCGCGGAGCGCGAAAGTCACGCCGCCTATTTCCTGCAGGAGCAGGACATGACGCGGTACGACGCGGTCAACTACATCAGCCACGGCATCGCCAAGCGGCCGGGCGTCTCCGAAGCACGCCCCGTGCGCGGCGTCGACGAGGAGACCGAGACCAAGGGCAACGAGGACGCCAAGAAGAAGGGCGAGGCGCTCGAGACCTATTGCGTCAACCTCAACAAGAAGGCGCGGGACGGCAAGATCGATCCGGTGATCGGACGCAATGCCGAGATCAACCGTGCCATCCAGGTGTTGTGCCGCCGGCAGAAGAACAACCCGCTGTTCGTGGGCGAGGCCGGCGTCGGCAAGACCGCGATTGCGGAAGGGCTCGCCAAGCGCATCGTTGATTCCGAAGTGCCGGAAGTGCTGGCCGCCGCCACCGTGTTCTCGCTCGACATGGGCACGCTGCTCGCCGGCACCCGCTACCGCGGCGATTTCGAGGAACGGTTGAAGCAGGTGTTGAAGGAACTGGAGGCGCATCCGAACGCCATCCTGTTCATCGATGAAATCCACACCGTGATCGGTGCCGGCGCCACTTCCGGCGGTGCGATGGACGCGTCCAACCTGCTGAAGCCGGCGCTGGCTTCCGGCACGATCCGCTGCATGGGGTCGACGACCTACAAGGAATACCGTCAGCATTTCGAGAAGGACCGCGCGCTGGTGCGCCGGTTCCAGAAGATCGACGTCAACGAGCCGACGGTGGAAGACGCGATTGCGATCCTGAAGGGGTTGAAGCCCTACTTCGAGGATTACCACCGGCTGAAATACACCAACGAGGCGATCGAGGCGGCCGTGCAATTGTCGTCGCGCTACATCCACGACCGCAAGCTGCCGGACAAGGCGATCGACGTGATCGACGAGTCGGGCGCGGCGCAGATGCTGGTTGCCGAGAACCGGCGCAAGAAGACGATCGGCATCAAGGAAATCGAGACCACCATCGCGACCATGGCGCGGATTCCGCCCAAGAGCGTGTCAAAGAACGATGCCGAGGTGCTGAAGCATCTCGAGCAGACGCTGAAGCGCGTGGTGTTCGGCCAGGACAAGGCGATCGAGTCGCTGTCCGCCTCGATCAAGCTGGCGCGCGCCGGCCTGCGCGAGCCGGAGAAGCCGATCGGTTCATACCTGTTCTCGGGGCCGACCGGCGTCGGCAAGACCGAAGTGGCAAAGCAGCTCGCGGCCTCGCTCGGCGTCGAGCTGCTGCGCTTCGACATGTCCGAATACATGGAGCGGCACACGGTGTCGCGCCTGATCGGCGCGCCTCCCGGCTATGTCGGCTTCGACCAGGGCGGCCTTCTGACCGATGGCGTGGACCAGCATCCGCATTGCGTGGTGCTGCTCGACGAAATCGAGAAGGCGCATCCGGATCTCTACAACGTGCTGCTGCAGATCATGGACCATGGCCGGCTGACCGATCACAACGGCAAGCAGGTTAATTTCCGCAACGTGATCCTGATCATGACCACCAATGCGGGCGCCGCCGACCTCGCGCGGCAGGCCTTCGGCTTCACGCGCAACAAGCGGGAAGGCGACGACCATGAGGCGATCAACCGGCAGTTCGCCCCGGAATTCCGCAACCGGCTGGACGCGATCGTCTCGTTCGCCCATCTCAACGCCGATGTCATCGGCATGGTGGTCGAGAAGTTCGTGCTGCAGCTCGAAGCGCAGCTTGCCGATCGCGACGTCACCATCGAACTGTCCGAGCCCGCCAAGGCCTGGCTGATCGAGCATGGCTATGACGAGCAGATGGGGGCGCGGCCGATGGCCCGCGTAATCCAGGAGCACATCAAGAAGCCGTTGGCGGACGAGGTGTTGTTCGGCCAGCTCAAGGGCGGCGGCCATGTCCGCGTCGTGCTGGTCAAGGACGCCGAGGGCAAGGACAAGATCGGCTTCGAGTTTGTCGAGGGTCCGGTCACGCCGAAGCCGGAGAAGCTGCCTGGCGCGCGCAAGCGCAGGCCGAAATCAGGCGGCCCCAACGGCGGCGGCGGCTCCAAGGGCCCGG